The sequence below is a genomic window from Euwallacea similis isolate ESF13 chromosome 1, ESF131.1, whole genome shotgun sequence.
CCACATACAGTGGATAGACAAGACTTTATATTGTCAAACAGAGGAAGCCATAAATCTCCTAAACATTGAAAATGGCACAGTAATTCAGACTATAGGAAGTCCAAGTGAAGCTGAAGAAGTTGATACAATTCAGACTTTTACAACTGATGGAGATCGATATGTTTCATCTCATAAAAGTGGTTTATTGAAAGTGAGTGAAATGTCTTACTGAACTTAAGCATCTAACATccataatttcttcaaaaatataccTCAATTTGTATGACTAAGAATTACCCTTCTTATTATACAATTTAATCCATTTTAACATGctttttaaacacatttttctttaattccaGCTGTGGAAAAAAGATGGAAACctagaaaaaatgtggaaatatatacataaagGGCCCATAGTCAAATTAAGCCTTAGTGGCAGTCAATTAGCGTCTGGAGGCTCAGACAGCAGTGTTAGAATTTGGAATTTAGAACATCAAGCTTGTATTCAAGCCTTAAAGGGTATTCATAATCTCACTTATACGTGAATTTTCGCATTatatttaccttgaaatttaTAGGTTGCCAAGGAGTTGTTAATATAGTTGAATACCATCCCTATGAAAACACTCTGTTAGCATCAGCAGATGATGGCAAAATCAATTGCTATGATTTAGGTAAATTTCCTGtaacttttttagtttttattttgatcaaattgtttttgtagCTAATGGTCAATTAAAAACTGTTCATGACGCACACTACAGCAAAGTTACATCCATAGCTTTTGCTCATGAcaaagaacattttatttcctgTGGACGAGACAAAGTTATAGTCTTATGGCAGTTTTACAATGGTGTGCCCTTGAAGACAATCGCAGTTTATGAGGTAGTTGAGGCCATTATAAGCCTGCCgattaaattcaaattgccCGGGTTTAAGTCTGAACCTGACGGGCTTTATGTTGCTTCTGCTGGAGAAATAGGTAAAATTTTATGCTTAAATATTCCTTATTTGTCTAATATATTTCTATATAGGTGTGGTACGTGTATGGgatgttaaaaaatcaaaagaagtTTTTGTCCAATCAAACTCGTTAATATCAAAATCGTCTTATGAGGGCGGATTGGCAGTGATGTATTTGCTTTACAATGCAGATTCTGGGAGTATTGCAGTGGTTAGTGCAGAGCacaatattgttatttatcaTTTGAAATCATTCGCGTGCTTAAAACAATTTGTCGGTAAGTGCCACTAATAAAACCAATATTTATGAGGTCCAAagtcaattatttttaggtttttctgACGACATTCTGGACATAGTTCTGCTGGGCAAGGATAACAGTCATTTTGCAGTAGCCACAAATTCTGCAGATATTAAATTGTATGATAATGCCTCAATGAACTGTCAATTGGTGAAAGGGCATGAAGATTTGGTTTTGTCATTAGCAGTTTGTCCTATGGATAAGAATTTAATGGTGTCTTCTGGCAAGGACAATAGTGTGAGACTTTGGCAATTAGATGGAGGGCACATAAGGTTAGCAGTTTTACCCTTGGAGTCTCAttgatataattaaaaacgtCTGTTTTATTCAAGATGTATAGGTGTAGGTAGAAGACACACTGGTTCAGTAAGCTCAGTAACATTTTTCCAAAGCAGTCGCTGCGCTTTCGTGTCGTCCAGTCAAGACACTTGTTTAAAACTGTGGGACATTCCTTCCAAAGAGacgcaaaaatcaaaaaaaatcGTCAATTTGGACGAAAAAACCATAATAGCATGCAAACAGACTGTGATAGCTCATCAGAAGGAGATTAACTGCGTTGCCGTTAGTCCTAATGATAAAATCATAGCTAGTGCTTCTCAAgataaaactttgaaattgtGGAGCTGCGATAATTTAGAGTTAATAGGAACTTTGAAAGGTCATAAAAGAGGGGTTTGGAGCGTTAGGTAAGctgtataaaaattgttggttATCAAATATAAAGTTACAACTAGGTTTTCGCCTGTGGACCAAGTTGCAGTGTCCTCATCTGCCGATTGTTCAATTAAGCTTTGGTCTGTGGCAACTTTAAACTGCCTGAAAACTTTCGAAGGTCACGAATCCAGTGTCTTGAAAGCGGAGTTTCTGAGCAATGTATGATTATACCCGTTTTGGATACATTtcttcattaaataaaaatgtctcgTAGGGTTTACAAATACTCAGCGCTGGTGCTGATGGCctggtaaaaatattcaatattaagAACTCAGAATGTGAGTGTACCCTGGATCACCACCAAGGCAGAATTTGGGCTTTGGCCCTCAAAACTGACGAAACTGGTTAGTCTATCTTTACCTCACTTCGACCTGtccattatattttaatattttttaggtttCATAACTGGGGGCAGTGActcttatttaataaaatggaaaGATGTGACGGAGGAAAGGAAACTGGAGCGGCAGAAAGAACAGGAAGAATTGGCATTAATAGAGCAGAAGTTGAGCAATTATATTCAGAGCGAGCAGCTTTTAAAGGCCCTTAAGCTGGCTTTGAAGTTGGAAAGGCCCttgcaaactttaaaaattatacaaggGATCATTAAGAAGGGGGAAATTGGTATAACTCTTAGTTCCCgtttgatatatttttctaccacttattaaactaaaatttaacataactGATTAATTTAGGCTTAAAAGAGACAATAACGGCACTGAGAAATGACCAGAAAGAGAGCCTCTTAAATTGCGCTTTGAACTGGAACATGAACAGCAAAAATTGCCATCCAGCTCAATTGGTTTTCAATGTGTTGCTAAATGAGCTACAAGCAGGAGATTTCAGGTATGTTTTccttaacaaaatttatggaaaatacCTAATTGAGcccaattaataaattttcaggcCTGTAGGTTTGAATAAAATGGTGGAGTCTGCCTTGCCCTATACGGAAAGGCACTTTAAGAGACTCACACAGATGTTACAGGACGTGCACTTCTTATCTTATACGGTTAATATCATGCAGCCTAATGCTAGAAATGTAAATATTGgagaataaattattatttaaaaatgaatgaaagtGGTTTAAAGGATAACACTATTCCACACAAATTTTGTGTCTCGGTTTTCCCAAtcagattttcaatttttctacataattattgcaaaattgttttaacttaaaaagtttatttttgaggCAGCTAAAAGGgaattaaatattgattttgcaAATGTGTTCcttaactttaataaaacaaattcttaATCATTGAAGACCTGTATTTCAAACGTCCAGATCATTGTAAAAGGGGCAAAAacaaacttcgtaaattaCAAACGATGTTTATGTTTGTTATTGATAATAACAGATTGATAGAAATCAGAAAATGACTATTAAAGTTTAGACACCTGCGATAATTTTAGTTTGGCATACCGAATGAGGTAGACAacaacaaaaatccaaatttcaattaatagtGCCTCAATGACAGATGGAAGAAGAAACAACAACGAGTCGCCGGTTTTTAGGTTAAAAAAGCAAGAAGGTGAAttttaatagagaaattaattaaccACGTAagtaaaactattaaaaacaattatctcATGCCAATTGCCCAATACTCGTCTCATAAAGAAGTAcctaaattctttttaaagttaccggaaaatgattttttttaggtttaaaaaTGGGTCAAGTTCGCTGTGAAATTTGCCGCACAAGGCTGCCAACACAACGGAGCTTAAAATCGCATTATTTGCGCGggcattcaaaattaaatttagccCGCGAAATTTTTGTGCAAACCCTCAAAAATACGGTTCCTAAAGTTTATGTTAATACACTGAAACGCAAGACTGAACAGAGATCTCGTAATATTATACCTGATCCTACTGAAAAGACTGAAACTGTTTTCGCCAGAGATAGTGTTCAAATATTATACCGAAACAATGATATTATTATAAGGGATGACAAAAGCTCTGTCGATAtggaattttcttttgatgagAACTCCAACGATGCCAGAGACAACTGTCCTGTTATTTCTAGTGATTTATCTACTAAGAACAAAAAGTCCTCTTCAACGCTGCCAGTGAATCTACTTAATCACAAAGATGTGAACAATAACAGGCCTATAAGCAAAGGGGCGCAGCTTAAGAAATTAGTTACATGGCAGAATCAAGGGACTACTAAACTTATATTAAACGCCTCATCAAGCAGTGCTTCTTCAGAAGACAGtcttaaaaagttttctttcaataagaaaattaagaaaaggAGAGGGCCGAGAGATAAGAGCAGGCATTACAAAATCAATATAACTCGAACAAAAAATTGCCTTTCTTTGGATGAAAATACAGGTAGGTTTTGAGGATTTACTCCTGTTGGTTTATTTACTGTCAcagaaaaaaatgctttaaggTACATTTTATCAATGTCACTGCAAACAGGGGCAATTATTAAGTAAAGAAGCCCCTAAAAttggattattaaaattgacatcAGACACAGAATCTGCCTCTGATGCAGGCAGGGTGAATGCTTTTAATGACATCAAAGTATTTTGCAGCAAATGCGGGAATGGATATAAAGATGAAAAGTTGCTTATAGAACATATGAAAGTTCATGAAACACACTGTAGGTGAGGCAAGAGACGCAAGTACAGAGTATTTCATGGTACATACCGGAACAGCAAATcctttatgtaaaaattttaatgcataaTTACATCAATAActtattatttccaaaaacttgTTAAATCGAATCTCAATAATTATGCCTCCAATTCTAGGGTatgtaatgaaatatttccaactGAACAATCGTTTAAAGAGCACATCAAAGCCCacattttcaaagtatttgtGTGCCACCTTTGTAACTATGAATTTCCAGTTAAAGAAATGCTCCAAAGGCATTATGAAAGTCATGTTGAAGACTCGGTTTTGGATTCTGTGATAGACATGGAACAAGTAGTATTTAAAACTCtattaacattatttgaatTGCATTGTTCTTCTTTTAGGAGTACAGTTTGCGACCTTGTCCTCTTTCCTCTTTACCCCACCAAGAGAGTATTagcaacattttatattttttgaccAGTGATAATGATCTCTACGGCAGTCAAATACCGAAAATACGGTGTGATATATGCCTTAACGAGGTATTTTATAGTGATTATGAGAGTCATATGCAAAACGTGCATCGAATTTACGGATGTAATTAGTTATCTATTGATAGAATAATTGTTGGTTTAAATTTCTACGGAGTTATTGTTTCTTAAATTACCATGTTTTTGATTGGGGGAGACAAATTtgtaaaagtttatatttttgacgaTGGTTTAGTTATGGTTGTAAGTCGTATATTGTGAGAACAAAACTAGATCATTCCAATATATCGGAAAGCTGACAtctaataaaagtaaaaaaatgttttaagcaTGTAAAAATGCTCTTTGTCAAGACTGttgtaataattgttaaaattgaaagataGACTCAGAAAGTCGCATTAACTactctaaaataaaacaatatagtcataaaaaaatgtaactttaGTTTATACTGGCTTTATGAGGCACCCATTTTTAGACTTGGCAAAGAtctaatgcatttttttaattacttgcACCTTTCCAAAACTGGGATGATCCAAAACTTTTTGAACACCAGTTATGTGTCATATTGAGGTATGTAAACACTTATGCAACGCTCGGAGAGATAagagaacaattttttttatactaaataatataatggttttaattttctaattaaattaaattatcattcAATAGCATTGGCGGCTTTGGGATTGAGTGCTGCTgttaccaaatttcaacattagTTTGTTACTTTACATTGTCACGTTTTTGGGATTTTTACAAGAAGAGATACGTTTTAGGTTTAGGGaagtcatttttatttaatatgtactATGTAtacagattaatttttttatgaaatagaaaatatatgtTTTGTTACACCAGATTTCATCTTTCCAATtgtactatttaaaaattgtatagGGTATATCctgaaataatgattttcgaaaatgtttcaTCTCATTTAAAGACAAATAATATAGATAGAAAAGTCATTATTTGCAGCTAAAAACACATATTTAGTCAGCAGGTCATCTTTTTTGTTGactaaacatttattttttttgcattttgcaaCTGATTTTATTCGGATTTTTCTGAGCAGAAACTTTCGTCTATTCAACTCCAAGCTTTATTAATTAACAGAAGCCTTGGCAGCAACAAGCCGTTGCTTTTAATATGGTTTCAAACAAAACATCCACATttgaaatacatatattttattttgtacacAAATATTTGTACAATAAAAGATAATTGTACAAAAggaaaatatcaacaaaaacgCATTAACTAAACACACACAATCTGTAGATAtgcacaaaaatattaaaatcaagTGCAggttttgttaaataaataaaacaaaactataGGTACATAATACAGAAGACTATAAGACGATACCATCAACACTTTCATGGCACCTTCAAAGAGAACACTCTTAAGCTATAAagttaacgaaattcaatcaCAGTCATTCCAGGACTTCATATCTTCAAAATGCACGACATtgtgaaatttggaaatataaattttgcagactgtttttaataaaaattcaaagaaaatgaGAGCGAAACGATCAGATATTTACAGAAGGAAATTTATAAGTAgtgtatgaaaaatatttaattggggttcatttttctctttgaTAAACTGCTAACAGTCGGTCTCTcactaaaaaaactgttttctggCGGACTACAATAAACATGGCGAATAATACTTATATATCAATATGTGGTTAAGTTTGAAATTCTAGGAAAATAAACCACTGTATAAAAGGCAATTTTTGCAGTAGTACAGTATTCTTAACTCGTGCAGTATTAGTTTCAACAAAGGAAAGTAACTCCCTATTTATATAACTTAAATTACTTCCTTAGGAATAACGATAAAGAAAACAGTTGCCTATagtaataagaaataattaacaaatgaTATGAAGGCTCTAATTTCTTACTATTGTTTCTTTTCCTTGTCTTCTTTATTAACTTTCTTCTTCagcttctttttttctttcttttcgCCCTCTTTCACCTCAGCTTTAACTTCTGTTTCAGCGTTACCAGCATCCTCATTGGGCTTTGTAGGCTCCTCCactttcatttctttttcaacTTCAACTTCGCCTTCAACTTTTGCCACAGCGTCGCTTTCACCACTTTTGGCCTGAAAGGcttcttcttcatttttttccgCCACTTCGCTCTGGGAAGCAGCAGGAGACATCTCCATAGCGTTGGGCTCCTGAGAACTCTGCTCGGTCTCCATTTTCTCTCCCTCCTGAGGCTCAACTTCCATTTTATCCTCCTTGGGAGCCGCATTAGCCCCTGCTTTAGTGTCCAACAGACTAATAGCCCTTTCTATGCTTTTAATAGCCTCTTTCCTGGCGCTTCTAATAGAATCTTGGCCTTGGGTGTCAACGTTGTCCAATTTCAGCAAGTTCCTCGTCAACATCTCGTCTAAATATAAATAGTTTTTGTCTTTAGGCAATCCATTAAAAGCTTCAACTTGCGTAAGCAAGTTAGCGACATCCCTTTGGATAGCTTGAATTTGTTCTATGGGAGTTGGGGGTTGTTTTTGAGGTTGAGGTTGAGGTTGTGGTTGTTGAGGTTTAGGTGACTCGCGAGCTTCGCTCTGTTTAGCCTCAGGTTGTGCCTGAGGTTTCGGAGCTTGCTGTTGCTGAGAAGGTGCAGTTTGTGGTCTATGACCTTGCTGTTGGGGCTGCTGCCTCTGTCCTGCAAACCTGCTAGGGCTCTCACTCCTGAACCCAAAATCATCTTCGGGGAACCCTGATGAGAAATGTGGAGGCCAATCTCCTCCAAACCTGTGAGGGTCTCTACGCACGAACTGAGTGTATGCTTCAGGCCTCATTCCAAAAATGGTTTCCGGCTGAGATCTGGGACTATCAGAGAAAATCCTTTCGGGTTGGGGCTGTTGCTGCTGAGGAGGGGCGGATGTTTGGGCTCCGAAATGCTTGGGCACGACTGGATCATCACGACCCTCTACATGGATGGGGATTACACGTTCTGTGCTGCCGCTTCCGGCTTGGCTATGGGGTGCGCCTTGTGCGGGGATGTTGGTTTCCTGGTTGACTCCCATGGGGATGTTTACAGAGGATGTGAAGCGCTTGTTTTCTGGAGGGGCAGACATGGAACGTTGTCCGCGCTCATTCAGGGAGTCGTCGGGGGGCTGGTGTTGGGCGAGATCGCAGGTGTTGCTTTGTTGGATGGGACGACCtggaacaaattaaaatttctttgaatttgaTCATGCAATCACTAAGGGCTAATGAGTTTCcttgaaataattttgttcgattgcaaaatagttatttatgtaaccagTTACAATAGATGCGATATGCCTAATTTTATGTAGTAATATGTGAGATTTTGAAAGATGAGCGAAGTGAGGTTCTGTAATATGGTACGAATTATCTTGATAATTTCTCagtgaaaaaactaaaacactCACCTCTGGTTGTTTGTCCACTTTCTACTTTAGTCTCCTGGGGTTGACTGCTAGTTGTTGGCTCCTTTGACTGAGCTTGAGCTCCACACTCTTCTTCAGTTTGAGTTCCTTGACTCACAGATTGACTCTGCTGGCTTTGATACTGAGGCTGCTGGTGTTGCTGTTTATTGGGAGATTGTGGCTGGTACTCCTGACTATACTGAGGAGGATGCTGCTGATAACTGGAGCTCCCTTGATGTTGTTGAGGTGACTGTGGACGTTGGTTCTGGAAGTTCTCAAAATACTCAGGATACGCCTCGTAGTATCTCTGAGGTTCTCGCTCGAAATCGTCTCTATCGAACGGAAAACCGAATCTTTCGAAACGACCGCTCGAAAATGGCCTTTCGAACCTTCTTCTTATGAAGTCGTCTTGATCTTGGTCGCCTGCACTCCTCTGACCTCGTCTGGGGAAGTTTTGGAGATGCTGGGCGAATTCTGGGTGGCGTTGGGCAATGTCCTCGAGGGGGTCTCTAGTGCGACGCCCGGAGTTGTCGAAAGGAAAGCCAGACTATCATAGAAAAATTCAGTTGTTTGTTACAGTTATTAAGGTCTTATAGAAGATAATGATGCATGACCAAAATGATATAATAAAACTATGGACATATCCGTGGGAGTGTGGCTGAAGGGAGTTTAgagatataaaaaaagttgtcaGGATGGCCTTGCAAATTCTCTTTAAGGGTATTGTGGCAAAACTCGCTACTTACACTATCATAACAATCATAATCCATAGGGTTTAAATCTGCGTTGCACCCCCTTCGGTGCTGCACTATCACAGGTATATCGCGTATTGTCTCTACCGCTGACATTTTCAACACACTAAAagtagaaaattcaaaattcgcGCTATCGACACTGATCAACTTTCTCTCTACACGGCAAAATCGATTCTAAACGCGCAAGGAGGAGGTGACGCTGTTTTATATTGGTTGTAGTTGGACTCCTACATACACACTCGAATTTTCTGGCTCATTCGCAATCTATCGGGCATGATACGCCAAACATTTATCATGCGAGAATGAGAGAGAACGCTAATAGGCAACGAGAGAAGGGTGGAGTAGGACGGTATATGCGGTTGAGATAAACCCTTAGCAAAGAGACCCTTAGTATAAAGAAGCGACAAGGGGAAAGAAAGTTCTGGAGTTCTTTAGAATGCTGCGGGTAGAGAGAATTACTTCAAAAGGGTTTTTTGGACTGCGAAAGAATATTCTGGAAGCTTGCGACCTTCTCGActcaattaataaatatcatatATGACCAGTGGTCattattaaggaaaaataaatcgaGTGCATGTAATACATAGCAACCACAGCCCCTGGTTTGACCAAATACGGTAGTGGCGGCGACTCTTAAGGTTGTCTGCTGGGAACTGATACTGAACCTTAATCATGGTTAAAttgcacatttttttatttctctgtGTATGATAATTGCAGTCTCATTATGCACTCAATCAGAGAAAAATATGACTAATTTCGATCATGCACGTCCAGCAGTTATTGTTAAATCATATTATTAGAAGACCCACAATAATATAATCACTCGGCTGACCCTGAGGGTTAAATTAAAGGTTTAATAATACGTCCATTATACGATGCTCAATGACAAACTAAAATCTACCACAGCATCTTTAACACCGGTTATAAGTCAAGGTGCATAAAAGGAAGTGGCAAAATAACGCAGGCCTACTAACCAGTTCCCCGAATCCGACCATCATCGGGGACCATAAACATATCTAACCAAAAGCAGAGGCTAAGACAAATCATTATTGTACACGGAGATCTCCTAATTGGAAGATTTTAATCGATCGAATGAGTAAATAGAAAACAAGTAGGCAGACTGCCCGATTCAGTGGGCGAATGTTGTTACTTTCTATAAGATGACTTTGTAGTTATTTATCAGGGTCGATTAAAAACGGTTCGATTGGTGCCAATGATAAAACTTGCTCATTTGCAATGGGATCGAATGAGTGAGTCGTTCTGGATATGGAATCTAGTTGAGGACTTTCTAATGCGAATTCCTGAGGAGTAGAAGGTGATATTATGGTGGTCTTATTAATTGACAATTTTTGATTATCTCCTGTTCTTGGATAACCACACTAATCTTCTAGAAAAGTCATCGATGATGACATTTTACCTaatcctaaatttgtttttgtgtgCTGCGTGGCTTGTCGTAACAGTTTACCATATCTGATCCATCGATTTTCTTGAGAATATTCTAGTAGAAAGTTCGTGGGTATTACTTAATGAATTAGTTCGTTTTCCAATTTACCTATCCCCTTGTATATTACAAAACGAATCGTTTCGAAGAATAAAAGAATTGTCTAAAACTGCAAACCCACATTTTCGCCTTTTTGTCAAGAAGCTTTTCTTTGATTCTTGAAGAACATCAAAGGTGTGATAAATTCTACTCAAAAGGAAAACCTTAGACACAGCTGAAGTTCGACATTTCCCAGACTAAGTCAATGTAGCTGCACAATGAAGG
It includes:
- the LOC136419875 gene encoding transducin beta-like protein 3 — encoded protein: MGTSVKLKEAYDIESKHGAFYTGGHIQWIDKTLYCQTEEAINLLNIENGTVIQTIGSPSEAEEVDTIQTFTTDGDRYVSSHKSGLLKLWKKDGNLEKMWKYIHKGPIVKLSLSGSQLASGGSDSSVRIWNLEHQACIQALKGCQGVVNIVEYHPYENTLLASADDGKINCYDLANGQLKTVHDAHYSKVTSIAFAHDKEHFISCGRDKVIVLWQFYNGVPLKTIAVYEVVEAIISLPIKFKLPGFKSEPDGLYVASAGEIGVVRVWDVKKSKEVFVQSNSLISKSSYEGGLAVMYLLYNADSGSIAVVSAEHNIVIYHLKSFACLKQFVGFSDDILDIVLLGKDNSHFAVATNSADIKLYDNASMNCQLVKGHEDLVLSLAVCPMDKNLMVSSGKDNSVRLWQLDGGHIRCIGVGRRHTGSVSSVTFFQSSRCAFVSSSQDTCLKLWDIPSKETQKSKKIVNLDEKTIIACKQTVIAHQKEINCVAVSPNDKIIASASQDKTLKLWSCDNLELIGTLKGHKRGVWSVRFSPVDQVAVSSSADCSIKLWSVATLNCLKTFEGHESSVLKAEFLSNGLQILSAGADGLVKIFNIKNSECECTLDHHQGRIWALALKTDETGFITGGSDSYLIKWKDVTEERKLERQKEQEELALIEQKLSNYIQSEQLLKALKLALKLERPLQTLKIIQGIIKKGEIGLKETITALRNDQKESLLNCALNWNMNSKNCHPAQLVFNVLLNELQAGDFRPVGLNKMVESALPYTERHFKRLTQMLQDVHFLSYTVNIMQPNARNVNIGE
- the LOC136412356 gene encoding uncharacterized protein; its protein translation is MGQVRCEICRTRLPTQRSLKSHYLRGHSKLNLAREIFVQTLKNTVPKVYVNTLKRKTEQRSRNIIPDPTEKTETVFARDSVQILYRNNDIIIRDDKSSVDMEFSFDENSNDARDNCPVISSDLSTKNKKSSSTLPVNLLNHKDVNNNRPISKGAQLKKLVTWQNQGTTKLILNASSSSASSEDSLKKFSFNKKIKKRRGPRDKSRHYKINITRTKNCLSLDENTGTFYQCHCKQGQLLSKEAPKIGLLKLTSDTESASDAGRVNAFNDIKVFCSKCGNGYKDEKLLIEHMKVHETHCRVCNEIFPTEQSFKEHIKAHIFKVFVCHLCNYEFPVKEMLQRHYESHVEDSVLDSVIDMEQEYSLRPCPLSSLPHQESISNILYFLTSDNDLYGSQIPKIRCDICLNEVFYSDYESHMQNVHRIYGCN
- the LOC136411490 gene encoding BAG domain-containing protein Samui-like isoform X3 — protein: MPFSRSAFSGFPFDNSGRRTRDPLEDIAQRHPEFAQHLQNFPRRGQRSAGDQDQDDFIRRRFERPFSSGRFERFGFPFDRDDFEREPQRYYEAYPEYFENFQNQRPQSPQQHQGSSSYQQHPPQYSQEYQPQSPNKQQHQQPQYQSQQSQSVSQGTQTEEECGAQAQSKEPTTSSQPQETKVESGQTTRGRPIQQSNTCDLAQHQPPDDSLNERGQRSMSAPPENKRFTSSVNIPMGVNQETNIPAQGAPHSQAGSGSTERVIPIHVEGRDDPVVPKHFGAQTSAPPQQQQPQPERIFSDSPRSQPETIFGMRPEAYTQFVRRDPHRFGGDWPPHFSSGFPEDDFGFRSESPSRFAGQRQQPQQQGHRPQTAPSQQQQAPKPQAQPEAKQSEARESPKPQQPQPQPQPQKQPPTPIEQIQAIQRDVANLLTQVEAFNGLPKDKNYLYLDEMLTRNLLKLDNVDTQGQDSIRSARKEAIKSIERAISLLDTKAGANAAPKEDKMEVEPQEGEKMETEQSSQEPNAMEMSPAASQSEVAEKNEEEAFQAKSGESDAVAKVEGEVEVEKEMKVEEPTKPNEDAGNAETEVKAEVKEGEKKEKKKLKKKVNKEDKEKKQ
- the LOC136411490 gene encoding BAG domain-containing protein Samui-like isoform X2 yields the protein MSAVETIRDIPVIVQHRRGCNADLNPMDYDCYDSSGFPFDNSGRRTRDPLEDIAQRHPEFAQHLQNFPRRGQRSAGDQDQDDFIRRRDDFEREPQRYYEAYPEYFENFQNQRPQSPQQHQGSSSYQQHPPQYSQEYQPQSPNKQQHQQPQYQSQQSQSVSQGTQTEEECGAQAQSKEPTTSSQPQETKVESGQTTRGRPIQQSNTCDLAQHQPPDDSLNERGQRSMSAPPENKRFTSSVNIPMGVNQETNIPAQGAPHSQAGSGSTERVIPIHVEGRDDPVVPKHFGAQTSAPPQQQQPQPERIFSDSPRSQPETIFGMRPEAYTQFVRRDPHRFGGDWPPHFSSGFPEDDFGFRSESPSRFAGQRQQPQQQGHRPQTAPSQQQQAPKPQAQPEAKQSEARESPKPQQPQPQPQPQKQPPTPIEQIQAIQRDVANLLTQVEAFNGLPKDKNYLYLDEMLTRNLLKLDNVDTQGQDSIRSARKEAIKSIERAISLLDTKAGANAAPKEDKMEVEPQEGEKMETEQSSQEPNAMEMSPAASQSEVAEKNEEEAFQAKSGESDAVAKVEGEVEVEKEMKVEEPTKPNEDAGNAETEVKAEVKEGEKKEKKKLKKKVNKEDKEKKQ
- the LOC136411490 gene encoding BAG domain-containing protein Samui-like isoform X1 translates to MSAVETIRDIPVIVQHRRGCNADLNPMDYDCYDSSGFPFDNSGRRTRDPLEDIAQRHPEFAQHLQNFPRRGQRSAGDQDQDDFIRRRFERPFSSGRFERFGFPFDRDDFEREPQRYYEAYPEYFENFQNQRPQSPQQHQGSSSYQQHPPQYSQEYQPQSPNKQQHQQPQYQSQQSQSVSQGTQTEEECGAQAQSKEPTTSSQPQETKVESGQTTRGRPIQQSNTCDLAQHQPPDDSLNERGQRSMSAPPENKRFTSSVNIPMGVNQETNIPAQGAPHSQAGSGSTERVIPIHVEGRDDPVVPKHFGAQTSAPPQQQQPQPERIFSDSPRSQPETIFGMRPEAYTQFVRRDPHRFGGDWPPHFSSGFPEDDFGFRSESPSRFAGQRQQPQQQGHRPQTAPSQQQQAPKPQAQPEAKQSEARESPKPQQPQPQPQPQKQPPTPIEQIQAIQRDVANLLTQVEAFNGLPKDKNYLYLDEMLTRNLLKLDNVDTQGQDSIRSARKEAIKSIERAISLLDTKAGANAAPKEDKMEVEPQEGEKMETEQSSQEPNAMEMSPAASQSEVAEKNEEEAFQAKSGESDAVAKVEGEVEVEKEMKVEEPTKPNEDAGNAETEVKAEVKEGEKKEKKKLKKKVNKEDKEKKQ